One part of the Roseomonas gilardii genome encodes these proteins:
- a CDS encoding ribbon-helix-helix domain-containing protein: MCNLYASQEPETYACETRAVRLSGHCTSIRLEAAFWEILEEIALSEGSTVGRFVSSLHDEVMERRGEVGNFASLLRVTCTLWLRQRRLERDGARENPRRDYAIA; this comes from the coding sequence ATGTGCAACCTCTACGCATCCCAGGAGCCGGAAACCTATGCCTGCGAAACGCGGGCGGTCCGGCTGAGCGGGCATTGCACCAGCATCCGTCTGGAGGCCGCCTTCTGGGAGATCCTGGAAGAGATCGCGCTTTCCGAGGGCAGCACGGTGGGCCGCTTTGTTTCCAGCTTGCATGACGAGGTGATGGAGCGGCGCGGGGAGGTCGGGAATTTCGCCTCGCTGCTGCGCGTGACCTGCACCCTCTGGCTGCGCCAGCGGCGGCTGGAGCGGGACGGAGCGCGGGAAAATCCCCGGCGTGACTACGCTATAGCCTGA
- a CDS encoding ABC transporter permease — translation MIGWLLSAPALLVLALAFLWPMLGLFRISLNRTAETGAMEAVVTTETYAKVTGDPYYWGLAWDTLVLSAGAAAIAAALALPVVLLIRRATPRWQAPLALMAISPLLVSGTARVVGWQAILGDLGLINTALRALGLTGGPVPLINNWTGVWIGLVESLMPYAVLVLIAGLGRLDPRLEEAAATLGAGRIRTFLRVTLPLAAPALGGAFLLALVLGISAFITPHLMGGGRVFTVATEIFDQALKTVDWPVASVLAMLLLLALLVVMLLRGVLTGVARRQEDRA, via the coding sequence GTGATCGGCTGGCTGCTGAGCGCGCCGGCCCTGCTGGTGCTGGCGCTGGCCTTCCTCTGGCCGATGCTGGGCCTGTTCCGCATCAGTCTGAACCGTACCGCCGAGACCGGGGCGATGGAGGCGGTCGTCACCACCGAGACCTATGCCAAGGTGACCGGGGACCCCTACTACTGGGGCCTTGCCTGGGACACGCTGGTGCTCTCGGCCGGCGCCGCCGCCATCGCCGCCGCGCTCGCCCTGCCGGTGGTGCTGCTGATCCGCCGCGCCACGCCGCGCTGGCAGGCGCCGCTGGCGCTGATGGCGATCTCGCCGCTGCTGGTTTCCGGCACGGCGCGGGTGGTGGGCTGGCAGGCGATCCTGGGCGATCTCGGCCTGATCAACACGGCGCTGCGGGCGCTGGGCCTGACCGGCGGCCCGGTGCCGCTGATCAACAACTGGACCGGGGTCTGGATCGGGCTGGTGGAGAGCCTGATGCCCTATGCCGTGCTGGTGCTGATCGCCGGCCTGGGGCGGCTCGACCCACGGCTGGAGGAAGCGGCGGCGACGCTCGGGGCGGGGCGCATCCGCACCTTCCTGCGGGTGACGCTGCCGCTCGCGGCGCCGGCGCTGGGCGGGGCCTTCCTGCTGGCGCTGGTGCTGGGCATCTCCGCCTTCATCACGCCGCACCTGATGGGCGGCGGGCGCGTCTTCACCGTGGCGACCGAGATCTTCGATCAGGCGCTCAAGACCGTGGACTGGCCGGTGGCCTCGGTGCTGGCGATGCTGCTGCTGCTGGCCCTGCTGGTGGTGATGCTGCTGCGCGGCGTGCTGACCGGCGTGGCGCGGCGGCAGGAGGACAGGGCGTGA
- a CDS encoding Twin-arginine translocation pathway signal, whose amino-acid sequence MREVDKRLRSTRRVFLRGAATAVPAAAVAATLFTAEASWAAEARNLRPRTLVALAKLARDIYPHDRIPDRLYVSAVLPYDDKAGKDAALRTLLEEGVDRLDADSRIRYGGNDYLSLNWERDRLPLLYGIERTPFFQKVRADLVVAFYNQQDVWTKLGYEGSSAEHGGYINRGFNDIDWLPSA is encoded by the coding sequence ATGAGAGAAGTGGACAAGCGGCTGCGTTCGACGCGCCGGGTTTTCCTGCGCGGCGCGGCCACGGCGGTTCCCGCGGCCGCCGTGGCCGCCACGCTCTTCACGGCGGAGGCGAGCTGGGCGGCAGAGGCCCGGAACCTCCGGCCGCGCACGCTGGTGGCGCTGGCGAAGCTGGCGCGCGACATCTACCCGCACGACCGCATCCCGGACCGGCTCTATGTCAGCGCCGTGCTCCCCTATGACGACAAGGCGGGCAAGGACGCGGCGCTGCGGACGCTGCTGGAAGAGGGCGTGGACCGGCTCGATGCGGATTCCAGGATCCGCTACGGGGGCAACGACTATCTCAGCCTGAACTGGGAGCGCGACCGCCTGCCTCTGCTCTACGGGATCGAGCGGACGCCCTTCTTCCAGAAGGTGCGCGCCGATCTCGTGGTCGCCTTCTACAACCAGCAGGATGTCTGGACCAAGCTTGGCTACGAGGGGTCCAGCGCGGAACACGGCGGCTACATCAACCGGGGCTTCAACGACATCGACTGGCTGCCGTCGGCCTGA
- a CDS encoding sulfite exporter TauE/SafE family protein — translation MITPDLPAALPLVATLLAAALAGLARGFSGFGSALIFVPLASAVLEPRLAAPLLVLVDNATAFPLVPAAWRAAARREVACLTAGALLGTPVGAWLLLRMDPVAMRWGMCALAVAMLGLLASGWRYHGRPALPLSLAVGAGSGLFSGLAQMGGPPVVAYWLGGAIPAAKVRANIVLFFATSGVISMMVYLFAGLLTGQVLVLAALMAPGYALGLWCGSRLFGRASETLFRRICFALIALAAAIGLPLWG, via the coding sequence TTGATCACGCCTGACCTGCCTGCCGCCCTGCCCCTGGTGGCCACGCTCCTCGCCGCCGCGCTGGCCGGGCTGGCGCGCGGCTTCTCCGGCTTCGGCTCGGCGCTGATCTTCGTCCCGCTGGCCAGTGCGGTGCTGGAGCCGAGGCTGGCCGCGCCGCTGCTGGTGCTGGTGGACAATGCCACGGCCTTCCCCCTGGTCCCCGCCGCCTGGCGCGCGGCGGCGCGGCGGGAGGTCGCCTGCCTGACCGCCGGGGCGCTGCTCGGGACTCCCGTGGGGGCCTGGCTGCTGCTGCGGATGGACCCGGTGGCGATGCGCTGGGGCATGTGCGCCTTGGCGGTGGCGATGCTGGGGCTGCTGGCCTCCGGCTGGCGCTATCACGGGCGCCCGGCCCTGCCGCTCTCGCTCGCGGTCGGTGCCGGCTCGGGGCTCTTCTCCGGCCTGGCGCAGATGGGCGGGCCGCCGGTGGTGGCCTACTGGCTCGGCGGTGCGATCCCCGCCGCGAAGGTGCGGGCGAACATCGTGCTTTTCTTCGCCACCAGTGGGGTGATCAGCATGATGGTCTATCTGTTCGCCGGGCTGCTGACGGGGCAGGTGCTGGTGCTGGCGGCGCTGATGGCGCCGGGCTACGCGCTGGGCTTGTGGTGCGGCAGCCGCCTGTTCGGCCGGGCGAGCGAGACCCTGTTCCGGCGGATCTGCTTCGCGCTGATCGCCCTGGCGGCGGCGATCGGCCTGCCGCTCTGGGGATAG
- a CDS encoding GMC family oxidoreductase, with translation MANFDLNDDSLVVIVGSGAGGGTLGNELAQKGVKVVILEAGSRYEIQDFVNDEWESFAQLAWTDMRTTTGSWRVARDFPNLPAWIVKAVGGTTTHWAGASLRFQDYEFKARTTYGKVDGANLIDWPITLAEMEPYYARAEDKMGVTGTNGIPRLPGNNNFKVLAAGAKKLGYQEVHTGNMAINSQPRAGRGSCQQIGFCFQGCKSGAKWSTLYTEIPAGEATGNLEVRPDCMVLKIEHDAKGRATGVIYADAQGNHHRQKARVVCVAGNSIESPRLLLNSASALFPDGMANSSSGQVGRNYMRHLTASVYGMFEKPVHMYRGTTMAGIVRDEAHHKPERGFVGGYEMETLSLGVPFMAAFLDPGGWGRGFTSALDGYDRMAGMWIVGEDMPQETNRITLDPKAKDRHGLPVARVNFDDHANDIAMREHGYRQGSAIYDAVGATRVFHTTAYPSTHNMGTNRMSEKPRDGVVDRNGKAHDLPNLYVSDGSQFASGAACNPSLTIVALAIRQAEHLANRMSRGEV, from the coding sequence ATGGCGAATTTCGACCTGAACGACGACAGCCTCGTCGTGATCGTGGGCTCCGGCGCCGGCGGCGGCACGCTCGGCAACGAGCTGGCGCAGAAGGGCGTGAAGGTGGTGATCCTGGAGGCAGGCAGCCGCTACGAAATCCAGGACTTCGTCAACGACGAATGGGAGAGCTTCGCCCAGCTCGCCTGGACGGACATGCGCACCACCACCGGCTCCTGGCGCGTGGCGCGGGACTTCCCGAACCTGCCGGCCTGGATCGTGAAGGCGGTGGGCGGCACCACCACGCATTGGGCGGGCGCCTCGCTGCGCTTCCAGGACTACGAGTTCAAGGCTCGCACGACCTACGGCAAGGTGGACGGCGCCAACCTGATCGACTGGCCGATCACGCTGGCGGAGATGGAGCCCTACTACGCCCGGGCCGAGGACAAGATGGGCGTGACCGGCACCAACGGCATCCCGCGCCTGCCCGGCAACAACAACTTCAAGGTGCTGGCGGCCGGGGCGAAGAAGCTCGGCTACCAGGAAGTGCATACCGGCAACATGGCGATCAACAGCCAGCCGCGCGCTGGGCGGGGAAGCTGCCAGCAGATCGGCTTCTGCTTCCAGGGGTGCAAGTCGGGCGCCAAGTGGTCCACCCTCTACACCGAGATCCCGGCGGGCGAGGCGACGGGCAATCTGGAGGTGCGGCCGGACTGCATGGTGCTGAAGATCGAGCACGATGCGAAGGGCAGGGCGACCGGCGTGATCTATGCCGATGCCCAAGGCAACCACCACCGCCAGAAGGCGCGCGTGGTCTGCGTCGCGGGGAATTCGATCGAAAGCCCGCGCCTGCTGCTCAACAGCGCGTCCGCGCTGTTCCCGGACGGGATGGCCAATTCCTCCTCCGGCCAGGTCGGGCGCAACTACATGCGGCACCTGACCGCCAGCGTCTACGGCATGTTCGAGAAACCGGTGCACATGTACCGCGGCACCACCATGGCCGGCATCGTGCGCGACGAGGCGCACCACAAGCCGGAGCGCGGCTTCGTCGGCGGCTACGAGATGGAGACGCTCTCCCTCGGCGTGCCCTTCATGGCGGCCTTCCTCGACCCCGGCGGCTGGGGGCGTGGCTTCACCTCGGCGCTGGACGGCTATGACCGGATGGCGGGAATGTGGATCGTGGGGGAGGACATGCCGCAGGAGACCAACCGCATCACGCTGGACCCCAAGGCAAAGGACAGGCACGGGCTGCCGGTGGCGCGGGTGAACTTCGACGACCATGCCAACGACATCGCGATGCGCGAGCATGGCTACCGCCAGGGCAGCGCGATCTATGACGCGGTGGGGGCGACGCGGGTGTTCCACACCACCGCCTATCCCTCCACCCACAACATGGGCACCAACCGGATGAGCGAGAAGCCGCGCGACGGCGTGGTGGACCGGAACGGCAAGGCGCACGACCTGCCGAACCTGTATGTCTCGGATGGCAGCCAGTTCGCCAGCGGTGCGGCCTGCAACCCGTCGCTGACCATCGTGGCGCTGGCGATACGCCAAGCGGAGCATCTGGCGAACCGGATGTCGCGCGGCGAGGTCTGA
- the ppa gene encoding inorganic diphosphatase has product MNASKIPTGKAPPHDINVVVEIPPGSQVKYELDKDSGAIVVDRFLFTPMAYPAAYGFIPGTVADDGDPTDVLVLTPAPVVPGATIRVRPIGVLLMEDEAGQDEKLVAVPHDKITTLFTEVQTVDDLPALLRQQIEHFFTRYKDLEPGKWVKVTGWGTKEQALALVERGIAAAGEGK; this is encoded by the coding sequence ATGAACGCCAGCAAGATCCCGACCGGCAAGGCACCGCCGCACGACATCAACGTGGTGGTGGAGATCCCGCCGGGCTCGCAGGTGAAGTACGAGCTGGACAAGGACAGCGGCGCCATCGTGGTGGACCGCTTCCTGTTCACGCCCATGGCCTATCCGGCTGCCTATGGCTTCATCCCCGGCACCGTCGCCGATGACGGCGACCCGACCGACGTGCTGGTGCTGACCCCCGCCCCGGTGGTGCCCGGCGCCACCATCCGCGTGCGCCCGATCGGCGTGCTGCTGATGGAGGACGAGGCAGGCCAGGACGAGAAGCTGGTCGCCGTGCCGCACGACAAGATCACCACGCTCTTCACCGAAGTCCAGACGGTGGACGACCTGCCCGCCCTGCTGCGCCAGCAGATCGAGCACTTCTTCACCCGCTACAAGGACCTGGAGCCCGGCAAGTGGGTGAAGGTCACCGGCTGGGGCACCAAGGAGCAGGCCCTGGCGCTGGTCGAGCGCGGCATCGCCGCCGCCGGCGAGGGCAAGTAG
- a CDS encoding c-type cytochrome, whose product MAIGLVPGQAQTPPDGATLFKRQCGVCHTAAAGEPNRQGPNLHGVVGRTAGKLEGFRYSPALAASDLQWDAATLDAWLADSAKLVPGSVMPYRQANPAIRGAIIDWLKEGN is encoded by the coding sequence ATGGCTATCGGACTCGTGCCGGGCCAAGCCCAGACACCGCCGGACGGGGCGACGCTGTTCAAGCGCCAGTGCGGCGTCTGCCACACGGCGGCGGCCGGCGAGCCGAACCGGCAGGGGCCGAACCTGCATGGCGTGGTCGGCCGCACCGCCGGCAAGCTGGAGGGGTTCCGCTACTCCCCCGCCCTGGCGGCGTCGGACCTGCAATGGGACGCCGCCACGCTGGATGCCTGGCTGGCGGACAGCGCGAAGCTCGTCCCCGGCTCCGTGATGCCGTACCGGCAGGCCAACCCCGCCATCCGCGGGGCGATCATCGACTGGCTGAAAGAGGGGAACTGA
- a CDS encoding ABC transporter ATP-binding protein encodes MPAHLVLERLTRRFGAGGPLAVDEVSLELPKGALLALLGPSGCGKTTTLRMIAGLEQPDSGRVVVAGRDVTALPPHKRNMGVVFQSYALFPHMSALANAAFGLEMRGTGRAERLARAREALEMVGLEALAGRKPRAMSGGQQQRVALARALAIRPDLLLLDEPLSALDAKRREEVRDEIRALQQRLGTTAVFVTHDQGEALAMADLVAVMNNGRIEQMASPEEIFENPATRFVAGFVGRASRLSGTVEPGGVFRTGGTALPVAGMHATGAAEAFLRPHRVRVVPDGPAPAGTVLLDGQVLRRTYSGEIVWLEAETSAGPVQAELPAYDPGAALRVGDAVRLALRPEDLRVFPA; translated from the coding sequence GTGCCCGCTCATTTGGTCTTGGAGCGGCTGACCCGCCGCTTCGGCGCGGGCGGCCCGCTGGCGGTGGATGAGGTGTCGCTGGAGCTGCCCAAGGGGGCGCTGCTGGCGCTGCTCGGCCCCTCCGGCTGCGGCAAGACCACGACGCTGCGCATGATCGCGGGGTTGGAGCAGCCGGATTCCGGCCGCGTCGTGGTGGCGGGGCGCGACGTTACCGCGCTGCCGCCGCACAAGCGGAACATGGGGGTGGTGTTCCAGTCCTATGCGCTCTTCCCGCATATGAGCGCACTGGCCAATGCCGCTTTCGGGCTGGAGATGCGGGGCACCGGGCGTGCGGAGCGGCTGGCGCGGGCGCGCGAGGCGCTGGAGATGGTGGGGCTGGAGGCGCTGGCCGGCCGCAAGCCGCGCGCCATGTCCGGCGGGCAGCAGCAGCGCGTGGCCCTGGCCCGGGCGCTGGCGATCCGCCCCGACCTGCTGCTGCTGGACGAGCCGCTCTCGGCGCTGGACGCCAAGCGGCGGGAGGAGGTGCGCGACGAGATCCGCGCCCTGCAGCAGCGGCTCGGCACCACCGCGGTCTTCGTCACCCACGACCAGGGGGAGGCGCTGGCCATGGCCGACCTCGTGGCGGTCATGAACAACGGGCGGATCGAGCAGATGGCCAGCCCCGAGGAGATCTTCGAGAACCCGGCGACGCGCTTCGTGGCGGGCTTCGTCGGGCGGGCCTCGCGCCTTTCCGGCACGGTGGAGCCGGGCGGGGTGTTCCGCACCGGGGGTACTGCCCTGCCGGTGGCGGGGATGCATGCCACCGGGGCGGCGGAGGCCTTTCTGCGGCCGCACCGGGTGCGGGTGGTGCCGGACGGCCCGGCGCCGGCGGGCACGGTGCTGCTGGACGGGCAGGTGCTGCGGCGGACCTATAGCGGCGAGATCGTCTGGCTGGAGGCCGAGACCTCCGCCGGGCCGGTGCAGGCGGAACTGCCGGCCTATGATCCGGGGGCCGCATTGCGGGTGGGCGACGCGGTGCGCCTCGCGCTGCGGCCGGAGGATCTGCGGGTGTTCCCGGCGTGA
- a CDS encoding VOC family protein encodes MAKPIHSMIRVRDEARSLDFYRRAFGLEVAERLAFDGFTLIYLSNPESEFELELTVNDGRAEPYQLGDGYGHLAVSVEDLEAEHARFEREDLSPLPLKELKHEGRPLARFFFVQDPDGYRIEVLQRGGRFR; translated from the coding sequence ATGGCCAAGCCCATCCACAGCATGATCCGGGTGCGCGACGAGGCGCGCTCGCTCGACTTCTATCGCCGGGCCTTCGGGCTGGAGGTGGCGGAGCGGCTGGCCTTCGACGGCTTCACGCTGATCTATCTGAGCAATCCGGAAAGCGAGTTCGAGCTGGAGCTGACGGTCAACGACGGCCGCGCCGAGCCCTACCAGCTCGGCGACGGCTACGGCCATCTCGCCGTCTCGGTGGAGGATCTGGAGGCGGAGCACGCCCGCTTCGAGCGCGAGGACCTGTCGCCCCTGCCGCTGAAGGAGCTGAAGCACGAGGGCAGGCCGCTGGCGCGGTTCTTCTTCGTCCAGGACCCGGACGGCTACCGGATCGAGGTGCTGCAGCGGGGAGGCCGCTTCCGCTGA
- a CDS encoding GNAT family N-acetyltransferase: protein MSVRALGPHGITPVTVEVTFLRMDRPPATPARPLPGDVRVEVAGRCTVPFYRYLYDNVGGEYLWWFRRTVPDSHLREILASPAISIHVLYRDGEPAGFYELERRANHSINLAYFGLMPQAVGQGLGKAFLRHAVDTAWGEGCELLTVNTCTADHPRALPNYIAAGFVPLRRVREEWPVPDSAGLSVPSWLRGRG, encoded by the coding sequence ATGTCGGTCCGCGCGCTGGGGCCGCACGGTATCACGCCGGTGACGGTGGAGGTCACCTTCCTGCGCATGGACCGGCCCCCCGCCACTCCCGCGCGTCCCCTGCCCGGGGATGTGCGGGTGGAGGTGGCGGGGCGCTGCACGGTGCCCTTCTACCGCTACCTCTACGACAATGTCGGCGGGGAATACCTGTGGTGGTTCCGGCGCACCGTGCCGGACAGCCACCTGCGGGAGATCCTGGCCAGCCCGGCCATCTCCATCCATGTGCTCTACCGGGATGGGGAGCCGGCCGGGTTCTACGAGCTGGAGCGGCGGGCGAACCACAGCATCAACCTGGCCTATTTCGGGCTGATGCCGCAGGCGGTTGGGCAGGGGCTGGGCAAGGCCTTCCTGCGCCACGCGGTGGACACGGCCTGGGGCGAGGGCTGCGAGTTGCTGACCGTGAACACCTGCACCGCCGACCATCCGCGCGCCCTGCCGAACTACATCGCGGCGGGCTTCGTGCCGCTGCGCCGGGTGCGGGAGGAATGGCCCGTGCCGGATTCCGCCGGGCTTTCCGTGCCGTCCTGGCTGCGCGGGCGGGGCTGA
- a CDS encoding ABC transporter permease, whose product MRGVTEPGPLLRLFAFCGYAVLLAPAVVVLVVSFSAGEYLTFPPPGLSLRWYATLFANGPLMQALGTSLVLGLAVSALALLLGGPAAYAIARLDFPGKGVVAGLLAAPLLLPTLVLGLGLLLAFQPLRLVATWPGLMLGHSLVAIPFAVRIMVQAFAAVPREVEEAAWTLGATPLRAALRVTLPIAAPGAVAAGALAFLVSFDETVISLFLVGPRLTTLPVVMFQYAETRSDPLVAALAMALIAVALVVVLLVERLVGFQRALAKE is encoded by the coding sequence ATGAGGGGCGTCACGGAACCCGGGCCGCTGCTGCGGCTCTTCGCGTTCTGCGGCTATGCCGTGCTGCTCGCCCCGGCGGTGGTGGTGCTGGTGGTATCCTTCAGCGCCGGGGAATACCTGACCTTCCCGCCACCCGGCCTCTCGCTGCGCTGGTATGCCACGCTGTTCGCCAACGGGCCGCTGATGCAGGCGCTCGGCACCAGCCTCGTGCTCGGCCTGGCCGTCTCGGCGCTGGCGCTGCTTCTGGGCGGGCCGGCGGCCTATGCGATCGCGCGGCTGGATTTCCCGGGCAAGGGCGTGGTCGCCGGGCTGCTGGCGGCGCCGCTGCTGCTGCCGACACTGGTGCTGGGGCTGGGCCTGCTGCTGGCCTTCCAGCCGCTGCGGCTGGTGGCGACCTGGCCGGGGCTGATGCTCGGCCACAGCCTCGTCGCCATCCCCTTCGCGGTGCGGATCATGGTGCAGGCCTTCGCCGCCGTCCCGCGCGAGGTGGAGGAGGCCGCCTGGACTCTGGGCGCCACGCCGCTGCGCGCGGCGCTCCGGGTCACGCTGCCGATCGCCGCGCCCGGGGCCGTGGCGGCGGGAGCGCTGGCCTTCCTGGTCTCCTTCGACGAGACGGTGATCAGCCTGTTCCTGGTGGGGCCGCGCCTGACGACCCTGCCGGTGGTGATGTTCCAGTATGCCGAGACGCGGTCCGATCCGCTGGTCGCGGCCCTGGCCATGGCGCTGATCGCCGTGGCCCTCGTGGTGGTCCTGTTGGTGGAGCGGCTGGTGGGTTTCCAGCGCGCGCTTGCGAAGGAGTGA
- a CDS encoding extracellular solute-binding protein: MRLPGSSSRLTLALCLSALAVSPAARAQGTAKPGGEMVLLAYSGVFKDNYSQVVIQPFSQASGVAVQYTDPGLGGSAQMLGTLRAQKADPQVDVVIMDASTAAAACAEGLVEPLTPEALPVLNELDEQARKAGNGCGPAVTYDHLTLIYDAGKVKPAPTRWMDLARPEAKGKSSLSAPPDIQGMALTAILAQSASGDWKNIGAAIPLLKQIVPNVQTFQPSPDAYSMVLSGQIEYGTGWNARSQLYHDQSNGRLGAVIPEEGTAFQINTINIVKGAKHREQAMAFVSHALSAAPQAAFTDRMFYGPTNAQAQKDAKAIGRTALAPEYRSRIVPVDWLEAVKLRDNWNQRWRREVMTAATR; this comes from the coding sequence ATGCGCCTGCCCGGTTCGAGTTCCAGACTGACCCTCGCGCTCTGCCTGTCGGCTCTGGCGGTCTCCCCCGCGGCCCGGGCGCAGGGCACCGCGAAGCCGGGTGGCGAGATGGTGCTCCTCGCCTATTCCGGAGTCTTCAAGGACAATTATTCCCAGGTGGTGATCCAGCCCTTCTCCCAGGCGAGCGGGGTGGCGGTTCAGTATACCGATCCCGGCCTGGGCGGTTCCGCCCAGATGCTGGGCACTTTGCGGGCGCAGAAAGCAGACCCGCAGGTGGATGTGGTGATCATGGATGCGAGCACCGCCGCCGCGGCCTGCGCCGAGGGTCTGGTGGAGCCGCTGACGCCGGAGGCCTTGCCGGTGCTGAACGAGCTGGACGAGCAGGCCCGCAAGGCGGGCAATGGCTGCGGCCCGGCGGTGACCTACGACCATCTCACGCTGATCTACGATGCCGGCAAGGTGAAGCCCGCCCCGACGCGATGGATGGACCTCGCCCGGCCGGAGGCGAAGGGCAAGTCCTCGCTCAGCGCGCCGCCGGACATCCAGGGCATGGCGCTGACCGCCATCCTCGCGCAGAGCGCCTCGGGCGACTGGAAGAACATCGGCGCCGCCATCCCGCTGCTGAAGCAGATCGTGCCGAACGTGCAGACCTTCCAGCCGAGCCCGGATGCCTATTCCATGGTGCTGAGCGGACAGATCGAATACGGCACCGGCTGGAACGCGCGCTCGCAGCTCTATCACGACCAGAGCAACGGCAGGCTGGGCGCGGTGATCCCCGAGGAGGGCACGGCCTTCCAGATCAACACGATCAACATCGTGAAGGGGGCGAAGCACCGGGAGCAGGCCATGGCCTTCGTCAGCCACGCTCTCTCCGCCGCGCCGCAGGCGGCCTTCACCGACCGCATGTTCTATGGCCCGACCAACGCGCAGGCGCAGAAGGACGCCAAGGCGATCGGCCGCACCGCCCTGGCGCCGGAATACCGCAGCCGCATCGTGCCGGTGGACTGGCTGGAGGCGGTGAAGCTGCGCGACAACTGGAACCAGCGCTGGCGGCGCGAGGTGATGACGGCGGCCACGCGCTGA
- a CDS encoding E22 family MetX-like putative esterase — translation MTPRRMLPPLLLGLAASLRGILPAQAQGPAQNSGQNPGQSSGQSSGQNPSDPAGELALVEKKTFEISGFSTRGGATVGRMRIGYQTAGTLNAAGGNAVLITHPFVANGQAFGRNDANGPLGWWDAIIGPGKPIDTNRFFVVASDTPANLYVRESRTTSTGPASVDPSTGRPYGMSFPVLSIRDFVEVQKGLLDSLGVKRLALVAGPSMGAMQAIEWAAAYPALVDRVMPVMPVGRMDAWLQAWMEVWEAPIRADPNWRNGDYYAQGREPPMRGLTDALRIITLQTQDRAALSRFDGRAAEGQDPARRMTDTVAVDPYLTEIAAGRAKLADANSFLYLTRAMQLFLNEYPDTRAALSQGKASWLLVPAERDRLFPIEYARELEGVLKGLGRPVRLVALGGPQGHGEWLAGIPEAADAIRAFLAEPPRGP, via the coding sequence ATGACGCCGCGCCGCATGTTGCCCCCTCTTCTCCTCGGTCTCGCCGCCTCGCTCCGCGGCATCCTGCCCGCCCAGGCTCAGGGGCCTGCCCAGAATTCGGGCCAGAATCCGGGCCAGAGTTCGGGCCAGAGTTCGGGCCAGAATCCCTCCGACCCGGCGGGCGAGCTCGCGCTGGTGGAGAAGAAGACCTTCGAGATCTCAGGCTTTTCCACGCGCGGCGGCGCCACGGTCGGGCGGATGCGCATCGGCTACCAGACCGCGGGCACGCTGAATGCGGCGGGCGGCAATGCCGTGCTGATCACCCATCCCTTCGTCGCCAATGGCCAGGCCTTTGGCCGCAACGACGCGAACGGCCCGCTGGGCTGGTGGGACGCGATCATCGGGCCGGGAAAGCCGATCGACACCAACCGCTTCTTCGTGGTGGCGAGCGACACGCCGGCCAATCTCTATGTGCGGGAAAGCCGCACCACCAGCACCGGGCCCGCCAGCGTCGATCCCTCCACCGGCCGGCCCTATGGGATGAGCTTCCCGGTGCTGTCGATCCGCGACTTCGTGGAGGTGCAGAAGGGGCTTCTGGACAGCCTGGGGGTGAAGCGGCTGGCGCTGGTGGCCGGGCCCTCGATGGGAGCGATGCAGGCTATCGAATGGGCGGCGGCCTATCCTGCCCTGGTGGACCGCGTGATGCCCGTGATGCCGGTCGGCCGGATGGATGCCTGGCTGCAGGCCTGGATGGAGGTCTGGGAGGCGCCGATCCGGGCCGACCCCAACTGGCGCAACGGCGACTACTACGCCCAGGGGCGGGAGCCGCCGATGCGCGGGCTGACCGACGCGCTGCGGATCATCACGCTGCAGACCCAGGACCGGGCGGCGCTGTCGCGCTTCGACGGGCGGGCGGCGGAGGGGCAGGACCCGGCGCGCAGGATGACCGACACGGTGGCGGTCGATCCCTACCTGACCGAGATCGCCGCGGGGCGGGCGAAGCTCGCGGACGCCAACTCCTTTCTCTACCTGACCCGGGCGATGCAGCTCTTCCTGAACGAATACCCCGACACGCGGGCGGCGCTGTCGCAGGGCAAGGCGTCCTGGCTGCTGGTGCCGGCGGAACGGGACCGGCTCTTCCCGATCGAGTATGCGCGGGAGCTGGAGGGCGTGCTGAAAGGGCTGGGCCGGCCGGTGCGGCTGGTGGCGCTCGGTGGCCCACAGGGGCATGGCGAGTGGCTGGCGGGCATCCCCGAGGCAGCGGATGCGATCCGGGCCTTCCTTGCCGAGCCGCCGCGGGGCCCTTAA